From Halotia branconii CENA392, the proteins below share one genomic window:
- a CDS encoding SDR family NAD(P)-dependent oxidoreductase, which produces MKYLEGKVTLVTGATRGIGKGIAIGLGEAGATVYITGRRLDNISDANHNVSGSLRETQSAVEKVGGVCIPIQVDHSNDEQVRLLFERIQDEQKGKLDLLVNNAYSGVQALTDAQGQPFWDCEPSLWDACNNVGLRSHYVASVFAARIMSQYQQGLICTISSWGSMSYIFGTAYGSGKAACDRLAADMAVDLKPHNIASVSIWPGIVGTEHISRFADEMAQKKTTDQKNSLLSERYNWETPLLTGRVIAKLASDANVMHRTGHVQIVAELAQQYGIVDQDGNLPASLRSLRFLIPSALPGLRKYPWLIPDIKVPWSLLLIKALSSPQI; this is translated from the coding sequence ATGAAATACCTTGAGGGTAAAGTGACACTAGTCACAGGTGCGACGAGGGGCATTGGCAAGGGAATTGCTATTGGTCTCGGTGAAGCAGGTGCAACTGTGTACATTACAGGGCGCAGGTTAGACAATATCTCTGATGCCAATCATAATGTTTCTGGCAGTCTTAGAGAAACTCAATCAGCAGTAGAGAAAGTTGGTGGTGTATGCATTCCCATCCAAGTAGACCACAGTAATGATGAACAGGTGCGTTTGCTCTTTGAGCGTATCCAAGATGAGCAAAAGGGAAAACTCGATTTACTAGTCAATAATGCTTACTCAGGAGTTCAGGCATTAACAGACGCTCAAGGCCAGCCTTTTTGGGATTGTGAACCCAGTCTTTGGGATGCTTGTAATAATGTTGGTCTGCGTAGCCACTATGTTGCGAGTGTTTTTGCTGCTCGAATCATGAGTCAGTATCAACAAGGACTAATTTGTACTATTTCTTCCTGGGGCAGTATGTCCTATATCTTCGGTACAGCTTATGGTAGTGGTAAAGCAGCGTGCGATAGATTAGCGGCTGATATGGCTGTTGACCTCAAACCCCATAATATTGCTTCTGTCTCAATTTGGCCGGGTATTGTTGGTACTGAGCATATTTCTCGCTTCGCAGATGAAATGGCTCAAAAGAAAACTACTGACCAGAAAAACTCATTACTCAGTGAACGATACAACTGGGAAACTCCCTTACTCACAGGACGGGTGATTGCTAAATTAGCTTCAGATGCAAATGTAATGCATCGTACTGGACATGTACAGATTGTTGCGGAACTAGCTCAACAATATGGAATTGTAGATCAAGATGGGAATCTTCCTGCATCCCTACGCTCTTTGCGTTTTCTGATACCCTCGGCTTTACCTGGACTGAGAAAATATCCTTGGCTTATTCCAGATATTAAAGTACCGTGGTCACTGCTATTAATCAAAGCACTTAGCTCACCTCAAATTTGA
- a CDS encoding ExbD/TolR family protein, giving the protein MRLPDEPDIPTQINIVPMIDVIFAILTFFIMSTLFLTRSEGLPVNLPKAAMAQQQASSAPITVTLDQTGTLSLNRKQISLDELAQEVRVLIGSNSEGLVIINADERVKHGQVVAVMDRLRRVQGAKLAIATQKP; this is encoded by the coding sequence ATGCGTCTACCAGATGAACCAGATATTCCAACCCAAATCAATATCGTGCCGATGATTGATGTGATATTTGCGATTTTGACATTTTTTATCATGTCAACTCTATTTTTAACTCGCTCAGAAGGTTTACCAGTCAATTTGCCTAAAGCGGCGATGGCACAACAACAGGCATCATCTGCGCCAATTACCGTTACTTTAGACCAAACTGGCACACTTAGCCTTAACCGTAAACAAATTTCTCTAGATGAATTGGCACAAGAAGTACGTGTATTAATTGGTTCTAATTCTGAAGGTTTAGTAATTATTAATGCTGATGAACGAGTTAAGCACGGTCAGGTAGTGGCAGTTATGGATCGTTTACGTCGAGTCCAGGGAGCTAAATTAGCGATCGCTACCCAAAAACCCTAA
- a CDS encoding chemotaxis protein CheB, with translation MSFKIIVIGTSLGGLSALKNILVNLPLDFLTPIAIVQHRHKDSDRTLQALLQEHTSLPIREVEDKQEILPGQIYLAPPDYHLLVEPGYFALSTDEPVSFARPSIDVLFESAADIYREQVIGVILTGANQDGTQGLKKVQAHKGITIVQEPATAESSIMPKAAIAAVAVDWIVSLSEIAPLLVNLCDYIRK, from the coding sequence GTGTCCTTTAAAATTATAGTTATTGGAACTTCGTTAGGAGGGTTGTCAGCACTAAAAAATATCTTAGTCAATTTACCACTAGATTTTCTGACACCAATTGCGATCGTGCAACATCGTCACAAAGATTCTGACAGAACACTCCAAGCATTATTGCAGGAACATACATCTTTGCCGATTCGAGAAGTCGAAGATAAACAAGAAATTCTCCCAGGACAGATCTACTTAGCGCCTCCAGATTATCATTTGCTAGTAGAACCAGGCTATTTTGCTCTTTCTACTGATGAGCCTGTTTCTTTTGCCCGTCCATCTATTGATGTGTTATTTGAATCGGCAGCAGACATCTATAGAGAGCAAGTCATTGGTGTAATATTGACAGGAGCAAATCAAGATGGTACGCAAGGCCTTAAAAAAGTACAGGCGCACAAAGGAATTACCATTGTTCAAGAGCCAGCTACAGCTGAAAGTTCAATTATGCCCAAAGCTGCAATTGCTGCTGTTGCAGTAGACTGGATTGTGTCCCTTTCAGAAATTGCTCCTTTGCTAGTCAACCTTTGTGATTATATACGGAAATGA
- a CDS encoding anti-sigma factor family protein, which translates to MTTDSQFYDSSHLQLIGNLSDGMDQHTNESTGAMDMMKRDRFELLSAYLDGEVTAAESRQVEEWLDNDASVQCLYARLLKLRQGLRTLPVPAAQQSPEVTVQQVMARLDRRSRLAWLFGGAAVAACVIGAVSGLLPGGESRTLQLAQKPKAESTQVTTTPGSSASPLMVTLNNPVIEIPKAAVASPEKPVNLQQSELREIEQNIN; encoded by the coding sequence ATGACTACTGATTCTCAGTTTTACGATTCTTCCCACTTGCAACTTATTGGAAATTTGTCAGACGGAATGGATCAGCATACCAATGAATCAACGGGTGCTATGGATATGATGAAGCGCGATCGCTTCGAGTTATTGAGTGCTTATCTTGATGGTGAAGTTACAGCTGCCGAAAGCAGACAAGTAGAAGAATGGCTAGATAACGATGCCTCAGTTCAATGCTTGTATGCCCGACTGTTAAAGCTACGGCAAGGCTTGCGGACTCTCCCAGTACCAGCAGCCCAACAGTCACCAGAAGTAACAGTCCAGCAAGTAATGGCGCGTTTAGATCGCCGTTCTCGGTTAGCTTGGTTATTTGGTGGTGCAGCCGTAGCTGCTTGTGTGATCGGCGCAGTATCTGGCTTGCTACCAGGTGGTGAGTCTAGAACACTGCAACTGGCTCAAAAACCAAAAGCAGAATCGACACAAGTGACGACAACACCTGGATCTTCTGCTTCACCGCTGATGGTAACTTTAAATAATCCGGTAATCGAAATTCCTAAAGCAGCGGTAGCCTCTCCGGAAAAGCCAGTCAATTTGCAGCAGTCTGAACTTAGGGAAATTGAACAAAACATTAATTAA
- a CDS encoding CheR family methyltransferase, with the protein MDLPKSSLEDIEIQLLLEGVYQYYGYDFRNYALSSLKRRIHSFVRLEGLTNISALQERLLHHRPCLDRFLLNLTVNVTSMFRDPSFYIAFRQQVIPLLRTYPFIRIWHAGCSTGEEVYSMAILLQEEKLYHRCRIYATDTNERVLQNAKNGIFSLKLMQEYTQLYLRAGGQKSFSEYYTAAYDNAIFRASLRDNVIFAQHNLASDSSFNEFNVILCRNVLIYFNPTLQKRVHTLFYNSLCTFGILGLGRQESIRFTPCENHYEEIAQGEKLYRRLN; encoded by the coding sequence ATGGATCTGCCTAAATCCAGCTTGGAGGACATCGAAATACAGTTGCTCTTGGAAGGGGTTTACCAGTATTACGGTTATGACTTTCGCAATTATGCTCTTTCTTCACTTAAACGTCGCATTCACAGCTTTGTGCGTTTGGAGGGGTTAACCAATATTTCTGCATTACAAGAGCGACTGCTGCATCATCGCCCCTGTCTAGATCGGTTTTTGTTAAATTTAACCGTAAATGTAACATCAATGTTTCGTGACCCCAGTTTCTACATTGCTTTTAGACAGCAGGTAATTCCCTTATTGCGAACTTATCCTTTTATTCGCATCTGGCACGCTGGCTGCTCAACGGGGGAAGAAGTCTACTCAATGGCAATATTACTCCAAGAAGAAAAACTTTACCACCGTTGTCGAATCTATGCCACCGACACTAACGAAAGGGTATTACAAAATGCCAAAAATGGCATTTTTTCTTTGAAATTAATGCAAGAATATACTCAGCTTTACCTGAGAGCAGGTGGGCAAAAGTCTTTTTCAGAATATTACACCGCAGCTTATGACAACGCCATTTTTCGAGCATCTTTGAGAGACAATGTGATCTTCGCCCAGCATAATCTGGCAAGTGATAGTTCTTTTAATGAGTTTAATGTCATCCTTTGTCGTAATGTCCTCATCTACTTCAATCCGACACTGCAAAAGCGAGTACACACGCTGTTTTATAACAGTCTATGCACATTTGGTATCTTAGGTTTAGGAAGACAAGAATCAATCAGATTTACTCCCTGTGAAAACCATTACGAAGAAATAGCTCAGGGTGAGAAACTGTACCGGAGGCTAAACTAA
- a CDS encoding hybrid sensor histidine kinase/response regulator, translating to MQPEPKVNILLVDDKVENLLALEAILEGLGEKLVRATSGEEALRCLLHQDFAVILLDVQMPGMDGFETATLIRSRGRSRQTPIIFLTAFSTSDQMQFKGYALGAVDYLLKPLDSDILTSKVTVFVELFKKTLAIQRQAAQLTAVNAELKQSEERFRSLSTCSPIGIFETDTEGYCRYTNPCYQAICGLSAGESLGKKWLESVHPEDQERAIAAWSTYLNAGCEYSEDFRFQTVDGNVRWVEVRTSRMLSAQGKLLGYVGTLEDITERKQAEEVRTQVIREQTARQEAEAANRMKDEFLAVLSHELRTPLTSMLGWSKILRSKKLDDTATARALEAIERNATTQVQLIEDILDVSRIIRGQLRLNLSAVNLISVMEAALEAVRPLAETKSIQLNTILDGTLGTVYGDPARLQQIVWNLLTNAIKFTPEGGKVEVRIESLKQGTEVIFPNPEIKLSSTVGSLALNTSDYAQIQVIDTGIGIGSEFLPKVFERFRQADSTTTRSHNGLGLGLAIVRHLVELHGGTIVAESPGEGQGAIFTVKLPLTPDNKDAETAEKQKSAVVSDTSTPLTGLKVLVVDDEADTRNFLAFMFEEYGAITTAVGSVDAALAFLEQSQPDVLISDIGMSEQDGYTLIRKLRSLEPEKGGCIPAIALTAYSREEDRRKILSSGFQRHLSKPVDPNKLIAAVANLLQLPLSVPVS from the coding sequence ATGCAGCCGGAACCCAAAGTCAACATCCTCCTAGTGGATGATAAAGTAGAAAACTTGCTCGCATTAGAGGCTATTTTGGAGGGGCTGGGAGAAAAGCTAGTCAGAGCCACTTCCGGAGAAGAAGCTTTGCGGTGTCTGCTGCATCAAGATTTTGCGGTAATTTTGCTAGATGTGCAGATGCCAGGGATGGATGGCTTTGAAACTGCGACCTTAATTCGCAGTCGGGGGCGATCGCGTCAGACTCCGATCATCTTTTTAACTGCTTTTAGCACTAGTGACCAAATGCAGTTTAAAGGCTATGCCTTGGGTGCAGTTGACTATTTGCTCAAACCCTTAGATAGCGATATATTAACTTCTAAAGTTACAGTATTCGTCGAATTATTTAAAAAAACCCTGGCAATTCAACGACAAGCGGCCCAACTCACAGCTGTTAATGCTGAACTCAAGCAAAGTGAAGAAAGGTTTCGCTCCCTCAGTACCTGCTCACCTATAGGAATTTTTGAGACTGATACTGAAGGTTATTGTAGGTATACTAATCCTTGTTATCAGGCAATTTGTGGCTTGAGTGCGGGAGAAAGTTTAGGAAAAAAGTGGTTAGAATCTGTACATCCAGAAGATCAAGAAAGAGCGATCGCTGCTTGGTCTACTTATTTAAATGCAGGTTGTGAGTATTCAGAAGATTTTCGTTTTCAAACCGTTGATGGTAATGTCCGTTGGGTAGAAGTTCGCACTTCACGGATGCTTTCTGCACAAGGGAAGTTACTAGGGTATGTAGGCACTCTCGAAGACATTACAGAACGCAAGCAAGCAGAAGAAGTCCGCACTCAGGTAATTCGAGAACAGACAGCTAGACAAGAAGCAGAAGCTGCAAATCGGATGAAAGACGAGTTTCTGGCCGTTCTCTCCCATGAACTCCGCACACCATTGACCTCAATGCTGGGTTGGTCAAAAATACTTCGTTCTAAAAAATTAGATGACACAGCCACTGCTCGTGCTTTAGAAGCGATTGAACGCAATGCTACAACTCAAGTGCAACTGATTGAAGATATCTTGGATGTATCACGGATCATCCGAGGTCAGTTAAGGCTAAATTTATCTGCTGTCAATCTTATTTCTGTGATGGAAGCAGCTCTAGAAGCAGTCCGCCCCCTAGCCGAAACAAAAAGTATCCAATTAAATACTATCCTTGATGGTACATTAGGCACAGTATATGGCGATCCAGCTCGGTTGCAGCAAATTGTCTGGAATTTACTCACTAACGCCATTAAGTTTACACCTGAAGGTGGTAAGGTAGAAGTCCGCATAGAAAGTCTCAAACAGGGAACTGAAGTAATATTTCCTAATCCAGAAATTAAGCTTTCCTCTACTGTTGGTAGTTTGGCTTTGAATACATCTGATTACGCCCAAATCCAAGTTATTGATACAGGTATTGGCATCGGGTCAGAGTTCTTGCCTAAAGTATTTGAACGTTTTCGGCAAGCAGACAGCACAACAACACGATCGCACAATGGACTAGGATTGGGACTAGCGATCGTGCGTCATTTAGTGGAACTACACGGTGGCACAATCGTTGCCGAAAGTCCAGGTGAAGGACAAGGAGCCATCTTTACCGTCAAACTACCATTAACGCCAGACAATAAGGATGCTGAAACAGCAGAGAAACAAAAATCTGCGGTTGTTAGTGATACTTCTACCCCCCTCACCGGATTAAAAGTGCTGGTTGTAGATGATGAAGCTGATACCCGTAACTTTCTTGCCTTTATGTTTGAAGAATATGGGGCGATCACGACTGCGGTAGGATCAGTCGATGCTGCCTTGGCATTTTTGGAACAATCACAACCAGATGTCTTAATTAGCGACATCGGCATGTCAGAACAAGATGGTTATACACTGATTCGCAAATTGCGCTCCTTAGAACCAGAAAAAGGAGGATGCATCCCTGCGATCGCTTTAACTGCATATTCACGAGAAGAAGACCGTCGTAAAATTCTTTCATCTGGATTTCAACGGCATTTATCGAAGCCTGTTGACCCTAACAAATTAATTGCTGCGGTTGCCAATCTTTTGCAACTACCTCTATCAGTTCCAGTGAGTTAA
- a CDS encoding polyamine ABC transporter substrate-binding protein — MTNRRQFLQAIAVTSSLSLAGCGWRLADVKASANNSGNNDRLDIYTWTQYADQKLLQTFSTQTGMKVLVDVYDSNEVMLAKLLAGGGGTYSLIYPSDYMVQKMVDKNLLIEINHDRLIGLDNLFAEFQNPSYDSHNRYSIPFNWGTTGLIYNSEVLKNAPEDWDYLWQNQAILNKRMTLLNDVREVMGAVLRMLGYSYNSRNEKEVKQAYEKLTEIKPAIAAFDTDAWQNQILAGDLLLAMCYSADAIRVSKENPKLKYVIPRSGSSLWTDTIVIPKTAPNLPGAYAWINFILQPEVAAMISQRMSVSIPNSAGFEQLPKKIKNNVNLFPPISLLEKCERLAPLGDFEEVYERYWTQLTSS; from the coding sequence ATGACTAACAGACGACAATTTTTACAAGCAATAGCAGTAACTTCTAGTTTGTCTTTAGCTGGATGCGGCTGGAGACTGGCTGATGTTAAGGCTAGTGCCAATAATTCCGGTAACAATGACCGACTAGATATTTATACTTGGACGCAGTACGCCGACCAAAAATTATTGCAAACTTTTAGTACCCAAACGGGTATGAAAGTGCTTGTAGATGTATACGATTCTAACGAAGTAATGCTAGCTAAACTGTTAGCTGGAGGTGGAGGTACTTATAGCCTGATTTATCCATCTGATTATATGGTGCAGAAGATGGTAGATAAAAATTTGTTAATAGAAATAAATCACGATCGCTTAATTGGTTTAGATAATTTATTTGCCGAATTTCAAAACCCTAGTTACGACTCTCACAACCGCTACAGTATTCCTTTTAATTGGGGAACTACAGGTTTAATTTATAATTCTGAAGTCTTGAAGAACGCACCAGAAGATTGGGACTATCTTTGGCAAAATCAAGCAATACTTAATAAGCGGATGACATTGCTTAATGATGTTCGTGAAGTGATGGGTGCAGTCTTACGGATGTTGGGTTACTCCTATAACTCCAGAAATGAAAAAGAAGTGAAACAGGCTTATGAAAAATTAACAGAAATTAAACCAGCGATCGCAGCATTTGACACTGATGCTTGGCAAAATCAAATTTTGGCAGGAGATTTATTATTAGCAATGTGCTATTCAGCAGATGCAATTCGAGTTAGTAAAGAAAACCCCAAACTCAAATATGTAATTCCTCGTAGTGGTTCTTCGCTATGGACAGACACAATTGTCATTCCTAAAACAGCCCCTAACTTGCCTGGAGCCTATGCCTGGATTAACTTTATTTTACAGCCAGAAGTAGCTGCTATGATTAGTCAACGGATGAGTGTTTCCATACCTAATAGTGCGGGATTTGAACAATTACCCAAGAAAATTAAAAATAATGTTAATTTATTTCCTCCAATTTCGCTGCTAGAAAAATGTGAACGTCTTGCTCCTCTGGGAGATTTTGAAGAAGTTTATGAGCGTTATTGGACTCAATTAACTAGTAGTTAA
- the leuS gene encoding leucine--tRNA ligase, which translates to MDSRYNPAAIEEKWQKTWAEHGLDKTPKDSNKPKFYALSMFPYPSGSLHMGHVRNYTITDVIARLKRMQGYRVLHPMGWDAFGLPAENAAIDRGVPPAKWTYQNMAQMRQQLQHLGLSIDWDNELATCSPDYYKWTQWIFLQFLQAGLAYQKEAAVNWDPIDQTVLANEQVDNEGRSWRSGAIVERKLLRQWFLKITEYAEELLNDLDKLTGWPERVKLMQANWIGKSIGAYLEFPIVGMNEKIGVYTTRPDTVYGVSYVVLAPEHPLTKRVTTKEQQAAVETFIKEVSHQSELERTAEDKPKRGIPTGGKAINPFTGEEVPIWIADYVLYEYGTGAVMGVPAHDVRDFKFAQAYDLLVEFVIAAPDDVDFDLTPTSDTSDTDEVTQLVLVKYNEAYTEPGILINSGSFTGMASGEAKAAIVKYAQEQGFGKEKIQYRLRDWLISRQRYWGAPIPVIHCPSCGIVPVPDEDLPVQLPEEVEFTGRGGSPLTQMESWVNVPCPTCRTPAKRETDTMDTFIDSSWYFLRFPDANNEQQVFDSSKTNDWMPVDQYVGGIEHAILHLLYSRFFTKVLRDRGLLNFDEPFQRLLTQGMVQGLTYLNPNKGGKDKWIPSSHVNASDPRDPQTGEPLQRLYATMSKSKGNGVAPEDVIAKYGVDTARMFILFKAPPEKDLEWDEADVEGQFRFLNRVWRLVSDYAAAGVCRKKAQLNDLSKPEKELRLSIHTAIKAVTEDLEDEYQFNTAVSELMKLSNALTDANCQTSPIYAEGIQTLVVMLAPFAPHIADELWHLLGNSNSVHTQTWPSFDPGALVADEIILVVQINGKKRADLQVPAQADKAQLEKYARELEVTQRYIEGKEIKKVIVVPGKLVNFVVV; encoded by the coding sequence GTGGATTCCCGATACAACCCGGCAGCAATTGAGGAAAAATGGCAAAAGACATGGGCAGAACACGGCTTAGACAAGACACCTAAAGATAGCAACAAGCCCAAATTCTATGCTTTATCCATGTTCCCCTATCCATCTGGGAGCCTACACATGGGTCATGTCCGTAATTACACAATTACTGATGTGATTGCCCGCCTCAAGCGAATGCAAGGGTATCGGGTACTACATCCTATGGGTTGGGATGCCTTTGGTTTGCCAGCAGAAAATGCCGCCATCGACCGAGGAGTTCCGCCAGCCAAGTGGACTTATCAAAATATGGCGCAAATGCGTCAGCAATTGCAGCATTTGGGTTTATCCATCGATTGGGATAACGAACTTGCTACTTGTTCACCAGATTATTACAAGTGGACACAATGGATTTTTCTGCAATTTTTACAAGCCGGGTTAGCTTATCAAAAAGAAGCAGCGGTAAACTGGGACCCGATTGACCAAACTGTACTGGCTAACGAGCAAGTTGATAATGAAGGGCGTTCTTGGCGCAGTGGAGCGATAGTCGAGCGTAAATTATTGCGCCAATGGTTTTTGAAGATTACCGAATACGCCGAAGAATTGCTCAACGATTTGGATAAATTAACAGGTTGGCCAGAACGCGTTAAATTAATGCAGGCCAACTGGATTGGTAAATCGATAGGGGCATATTTAGAATTTCCTATTGTGGGAATGAATGAAAAAATTGGTGTGTATACCACCCGTCCAGACACCGTTTATGGGGTTAGTTACGTAGTTCTAGCACCAGAACATCCTTTAACAAAGCGCGTCACCACCAAAGAACAACAAGCAGCAGTAGAAACCTTTATTAAGGAGGTTTCTCATCAAAGTGAGTTAGAACGGACTGCCGAAGACAAACCCAAGCGAGGCATCCCCACAGGTGGTAAGGCAATTAACCCATTTACAGGGGAAGAAGTGCCTATTTGGATTGCTGACTATGTATTGTATGAATATGGTACTGGGGCGGTGATGGGTGTACCAGCCCATGATGTGCGGGACTTTAAGTTTGCTCAAGCTTATGACTTGCTAGTTGAGTTTGTGATTGCTGCGCCCGATGATGTAGATTTTGACTTAACTCCAACATCAGATACATCAGATACAGATGAAGTTACACAACTTGTCCTAGTAAAGTATAACGAGGCATACACCGAACCAGGAATTTTAATCAATTCTGGATCATTTACTGGCATGGCTTCTGGGGAGGCTAAAGCAGCGATTGTTAAATATGCTCAAGAACAAGGTTTTGGTAAAGAAAAGATACAATATCGCTTGCGGGATTGGTTAATTTCTAGGCAACGCTATTGGGGCGCGCCCATACCAGTAATTCATTGTCCTAGTTGTGGGATAGTGCCTGTTCCTGATGAAGATTTGCCAGTACAGTTACCGGAAGAAGTAGAATTTACTGGACGCGGCGGTTCACCATTGACTCAGATGGAAAGTTGGGTAAATGTGCCTTGTCCAACTTGTAGGACACCAGCTAAGCGAGAAACCGATACGATGGACACCTTTATTGATTCCTCGTGGTATTTCTTGCGGTTTCCTGATGCTAATAATGAACAGCAGGTTTTTGATTCCAGTAAAACTAATGACTGGATGCCAGTTGATCAGTATGTGGGTGGAATTGAACACGCGATTTTACATTTATTGTATTCGCGGTTCTTTACCAAAGTATTACGAGATAGAGGCTTGCTGAATTTTGACGAACCATTTCAACGTTTGTTAACTCAAGGAATGGTGCAGGGTTTAACTTACCTAAATCCCAATAAGGGAGGTAAAGATAAGTGGATTCCCTCTAGTCATGTCAATGCAAGCGATCCTCGTGACCCCCAAACAGGTGAACCATTGCAACGCCTGTATGCTACCATGTCGAAATCCAAAGGTAATGGTGTAGCGCCAGAAGATGTAATTGCCAAATATGGTGTGGACACAGCGCGGATGTTTATTTTATTTAAAGCGCCGCCAGAAAAGGATTTGGAATGGGATGAAGCCGATGTCGAAGGTCAGTTTCGCTTTTTAAATCGGGTATGGCGCTTGGTGAGTGATTATGCTGCTGCTGGAGTATGCCGTAAAAAAGCGCAACTTAATGATTTAAGTAAGCCAGAAAAGGAATTAAGGTTGTCGATTCACACTGCTATCAAAGCAGTAACAGAAGACTTAGAGGATGAATATCAATTTAATACGGCTGTTTCAGAATTGATGAAGTTGAGTAACGCCTTAACTGATGCTAACTGTCAAACTTCGCCAATTTATGCAGAAGGCATTCAGACTTTGGTGGTAATGCTGGCTCCCTTTGCACCACACATTGCTGATGAGTTGTGGCATTTATTGGGTAATAGTAACTCTGTTCACACTCAAACTTGGCCGTCTTTTGACCCTGGTGCTTTGGTAGCTGACGAAATTATTTTGGTGGTTCAGATTAATGGCAAAAAGCGGGCTGACTTGCAAGTGCCAGCACAAGCTGATAAAGCCCAGTTGGAGAAGTATGCCCGTGAATTAGAAGTTACTCAGCGTTATATCGAGGGTAAAGAAATTAAGAAGGTGATTGTGGTTCCTGGTAAGTTAGTGAATTTTGTAGTTGTTTAA
- a CDS encoding gamma-glutamylcyclotransferase family protein, producing the protein MNPKIKLSPQVRVFVYGTLKPSEANYQKYCAGKVLHAQRAVIKGQLFNLPFGYPALTSGECFVHGYLLSFNDLNILDALDELEDYQPTRQMSANLYNRQEVEICDRQGLPLGQAWVYFMTMERVYQLKGIPQPDGWWSSCGSIPPP; encoded by the coding sequence TTGAATCCAAAAATAAAATTATCTCCACAAGTGCGGGTTTTTGTTTACGGCACGCTCAAACCAAGTGAAGCTAATTATCAAAAATACTGTGCTGGCAAGGTGTTACATGCCCAAAGAGCAGTTATCAAGGGACAATTATTTAATTTGCCGTTTGGCTATCCAGCACTAACGTCTGGAGAATGCTTTGTCCACGGTTATTTACTTTCGTTTAACGATTTAAATATTTTAGATGCCTTAGACGAACTGGAAGATTACCAACCCACTAGGCAAATGTCGGCAAACCTCTATAATCGCCAAGAAGTGGAGATTTGCGATCGCCAAGGTTTACCTCTGGGTCAAGCTTGGGTATACTTCATGACTATGGAGCGAGTTTACCAATTAAAAGGCATCCCCCAACCGGATGGCTGGTGGAGTAGTTGTGGCTCAATCCCCCCACCATAG
- a CDS encoding ABC transporter permease, with amino-acid sequence MSTKNHSSQLNSPGDIAQIEKLYRPRLNLQPLILLAPSGIWLLLLLVLPALIILELSLVPDIRPGDLVNPSGFSNYIRILDPLYLQVIFRSLWLAIATTVICLILGFPVAYWIAVIAPKRWQNLLLLGFILPLWTSSLLRSYAWITILRPTGLLNSILTSLGLPALELLNRTPAVLIGMSYSLLPYMVIILYASLEKLDKRLLEAAADLGANPVQTFCQVTIPEVLPGIAAGSILVFITGLGDFVDPELLGGASSMTAARLVYNQFLGVTQNWGFGSALSMTLILAVSIAIAFLIKFGEATPKR; translated from the coding sequence GTGTCTACAAAAAATCATTCTTCTCAACTTAATTCTCCAGGCGATATTGCCCAAATAGAAAAACTGTATCGTCCGCGGTTAAACTTACAACCATTGATATTGCTTGCACCTTCTGGTATTTGGTTGTTACTTTTATTAGTACTACCAGCGTTAATCATTTTAGAATTGAGTTTAGTACCAGATATTAGACCAGGAGATTTAGTAAATCCGAGTGGATTTAGTAACTATATTCGGATACTTGACCCACTTTATTTACAAGTAATTTTCCGATCATTATGGTTGGCGATCGCGACAACAGTAATTTGTTTAATTTTGGGCTTTCCTGTGGCATATTGGATTGCTGTAATAGCACCAAAACGTTGGCAAAATTTATTACTATTAGGGTTTATTTTACCTCTGTGGACTTCCTCTTTACTGCGTTCTTATGCTTGGATTACTATTCTGCGTCCTACGGGATTATTAAATAGTATATTAACAAGTTTAGGTTTACCAGCTTTAGAATTGTTAAATCGGACTCCAGCCGTATTAATTGGGATGAGTTACAGCTTATTACCCTATATGGTGATAATTTTATATGCCTCTTTAGAAAAGTTAGACAAGCGGTTACTAGAAGCAGCAGCCGATTTAGGTGCAAATCCTGTCCAAACTTTTTGTCAAGTGACTATACCCGAAGTTTTGCCAGGAATCGCTGCTGGTTCCATCCTAGTTTTTATTACAGGTTTAGGAGATTTCGTTGACCCAGAATTACTCGGTGGTGCTTCGAGTATGACAGCAGCGCGGTTAGTTTATAATCAGTTTTTAGGAGTTACCCAAAACTGGGGATTTGGTTCAGCTTTGAGTATGACATTAATTTTAGCTGTGAGTATTGCGATCGCTTTTTTGATTAAATTTGGTGAAGCTACACCCAAACGCTAA